Proteins encoded in a region of the Zea mays cultivar B73 chromosome 2, Zm-B73-REFERENCE-NAM-5.0, whole genome shotgun sequence genome:
- the LOC100284589 gene encoding 3-isopropylmalate dehydrogenase, chloroplastic, which translates to MAAALQATPLKTLSISRRRVGGAGARPRPMAASFRCSAAARSYNITLLPGDGIGPEVVAVAKDVLSLAGALEGVELRFQEKLVGGSALDATGVPLPDETLDAAKGSDAVLLGAIGGYKWDNNEKHLKPETGLLQLRAGLGVFANLRPAAVLPQLVDASTLKKEVAEGVDIMVVRELTGGIYFGKPRGFGTNDNGDDIGFNTEVYSASEIDRIARVAFEVARKRRGRLCSVDKANVLEASMLWRKRVTALASEFPDIELSHMYVDNAAMQLVRNPKQFDTIVTNNIFGDILSDEASMITGSIGMLPSASVGESGPGLFEPIHGSAPDIAGQDKANPLATILSAAMLLRYGLGEENAANRIEAAVTETLNHGFRTGDIYSPGTTLVGCKRMGEEVLKTVNSLKEVAAVN; encoded by the exons ATGGCGGCGGCTCTGCAAGCCACGCCGCTCAAAACCCTATCCATCTCCCGCCGGCGCGTCGGCGGCGCGGGGGCGCGGCCGCGTCCGATGGCGGCGAGCTTCCGATGCTCCGCGGCGGCGAGGAGCTACAATATCACGCTCCTCCCCGGAGACGGCATCGGCCCTGAGGTGGTCGCCGTCGCCAAGGACGTGCTGTCCCTCGCCGGCGCCCTCGAAG GCGTCGAGCTCCGGTTCCAGGAGAAGCTTGTGGGTGGCTCGGCCCTGGACGCCACCGGCGTGCCGCTCCCCGACGAGACACTCGACGCGGCCAAGGGTTCCGACGCCGTCCTCCTCGGCGCCATTGGAGG CTATAAGTGGGATAACAatgagaagcacctcaagcctgaGACCGGGCTGCTGCAGCTCCGTGCCGGACTTGGGGTCTTTGCCAATCTGCGACCAGCTGCAGTATTGCCGCAG TTGGTAGATGCATCCACTCTGAAGAAAGAGGTAGCTGAAGGTGTTGACATCATGGTTGTCAGAGAGCTTACTGGAG GCATCTACTTCGGCAAACCCAGGGGTTTTGGAACAAATGACAATGGAGATGACATTGGGTTCAACACAGAAGTTTATTCAGCTTCTGAG ATTGATCGTATCGCACGAGTCGCATTTGAGGTTGCTCGCAAGAGAAGAGGGAGACTATGCTCGGTTGACAAAGCAAATGTCTTGGAG GCATCTATGCTTTGGAGGAAAAGGGTGACTGCACTAGCTTCGGAATTCCCTGATATTGAGCTCTCACACATGTATGTTGATAATGCTGCGATGCAGCTTGTTAGGAATCCTAAGCAG TTTGACACAATTGTCACAAACAATATTTTTGGTGACATATTATCTGATGAAGCATCAATGATTACGGGAAGTATTGGAATGCTCCCATCTGCCAGTGTTGGTGAATCG GGACCTGGTCTTTTTGAACCTATTCATGGCTCTGCCCCTGATATTGCTGGACAG GACAAGGCCAATCCATTGGCTACAATTCTTAGTGCAGCGATGCTATTGAGATATGGCCTAGGAGAAGAAAATGCTGCGAACAGAATTGAAGCTGCAGTTACTGAAACACTGAACCATGGGTTCCGAACTGGGGACATATATTCTCCTGGAACA ACATTGGTTGGATGCAAGCGGATGGGGGAAGAAGTCCTGAAGACAGTGAACTCACTGAAGGAAGTGGCTGCTGTAAACTGA